The following coding sequences are from one Musa acuminata AAA Group cultivar baxijiao chromosome BXJ1-6, Cavendish_Baxijiao_AAA, whole genome shotgun sequence window:
- the LOC135677124 gene encoding transcription termination factor MTEF1, chloroplastic-like: MGNNCLLHGAVGYMVIHPQFVPSCSNCNMPLLHSLCASSSLILPTTTAAAAQLAAKPSVLSPAPSSSSKDFAVPIPGLPTHVKEKILILEVMGVDAGRALSLNPALRTASLDSVHSVIAYLLSKGIHHKDLGRILGMCPRILTSSVRADLGPVFAFISRDLGVPDSGFRRVINKCPRLLASSVGDQLKPALDYLRRLGFTDTNALAYHDPVLLVSSVEKTLIPKLQYLVGLGMSREEAVGMVLRCPGLFTFSIDRNFKPKYEYLIGQMGRSLQDLKDFPQYFAFSLEKRIKRRHQELRHSGLTLPLSTMLKSTDEELKQLVEKKKKNTRIPI; the protein is encoded by the coding sequence ATGGGGAACAACTGCCTTCTCCATGGAGCGGTAGGTTACATGGTGATCCATCCACAGTTTGTGCCGTCTTGCTCCAACTGCAACATGCCTCTCCTCCACTCCCTCTGTGCTTCCTCCTCCCTTATCCTtcccaccaccaccgccgccgccgcccagtTAGCCGCAAAGCCGTCGGTGCTCAGCCCAGCTCCAAGCAGCAGCAGTAAAGACTTCGCCGTCCCGATTCCGGGCCTTCCAACTCACGTCAAGGAGAAGATCCTCATCCTGGAGGTGATGGGCGTGGACGCCGGCCGGGCCCTCTCGCTCAACCCGGCGCTCCGCACTGCCAGCCTCGACTCCGTCCACTCCGTCATCGCCTACCTCCTCTCCAAGGGCATCCACCACAAGGACCTGGGCCGCATCCTGGGCATGTGCCCCCGGATCCTGACTTCCAGCGTCCGCGCCGACCTCGGCCCCGTCTTCGCCTTCATCTCCCGGGACCTCGGCGTCCCCGACTCCGGCTTCCGGCGGGTCATCAACAAGTGCCCCCGGCTGCTAGCCTCCAGCGTCGGCGACCAGCTCAAGCCCGCCCTCGACTACCTCCGGCGGCTGGGCTTCACGGACACCAACGCGCTCGCTTACCACGACCCCGTTCTTCTGGTCTCCAGCGTGGAGAAGACCCTGATCCCCAAGCTGCAGTACCTGGTGGGGTTGGGCATGTCGAGGGAGGAGGCGGTGGGGATGGTGCTAAGGTGCCCGGGGCTGTTCACCTTCAGCATCGACAGGAACTTCAAGCCCAAGTACGAGTACTTGATCGGGCAGATGGGGAGGAGCTTGCAGGACCTCAAGGACTTCCCCCAGTACTTTGCTTTCAGCTTGGAGAAGAGGATCAAGCGCAGGCATCAGGAGCTGAGACACAGCGGGCTTACCCTGCCCTTGTCTACCATGCTCAAGAGCACCGATGAGGAGCTCAAGCAGttggtagagaagaagaagaagaacactcGGATTCCAATATAA